A single Microbacterium protaetiae DNA region contains:
- a CDS encoding bifunctional glycosyltransferase/CDP-glycerol:glycerophosphate glycerophosphotransferase, producing MTQGTVHFSLVVPLYESAPYLPDLLTSFAEQRPGGYEAEFIFVDDGSPDDSADIAQRWLDATGRAGQVLRQQNGGVSAARNAGLAVATGDWIGFPDGDDFVGADYLSSIASALAECNADPVLVSTNVKWYLETSNRVSNTHVLRFKFADGTRAVDLDEEPSYIQSQAASALFRRDVLDESAVRFIENLSIAEDALFVGEYLLRAPSRNILFVKEAEYFYRKRAAANSSVDTVHTNFDFYFHRFERGYLPLFERASAGGVPAWLDMMFLYDVRWFLPRESNINQKAVWMSASQKRRVLDALSAVLKHVDDSSIHRYNVTGLGVDHRCILLALKGSPLPAVGTAKVVASDHRGIEIRYLYRDTLPGESFSRDGGVLQPTAAKIRRLDVFDQRLVFERIVWLPAGGPVTLTLDGNAVELETSVYRAPEVEPLRKRSVGERPSAVRRFRRRLTARLRAEVAALLPWTYTSRPGTRGRGRRLRTRRLMSAQRLLGARRKYAHAWILMDKVLAAGDSAEYLYRYLREDEPDVNTWFVLSRTSADWNRLTEEGFRLLAYGSPSHHAALCEADAVLSTHLDVEMTNPLPDKLYPDGKRPWKYVYLEHGVLQHDLSIWFNRKPIDLMTTASVDEQQSIVEDFSSYLLTSEQAKLTGFPRHDEVARLAAESDPLKRDIVLFAPTWRHKLLADKTAQGELRKLRVPFEDTEFAQNWLALINSPELAELARVTGTRLVFLPHPNFRKQIDPALMGPDVELMTSVNDVHELLTRCRCVVTDYSSIFFEAALAGADVSYFQFDRDDFLHGGHTYVPGYWTYEDHGLGPIALTPLDAVDVLRRQLTSDSYDAERAFFGDRLRRTLPLVDGHSCERIAQRVKDLLGPTA from the coding sequence ATGACACAGGGGACCGTACACTTCAGCCTGGTTGTACCGCTGTATGAGTCGGCGCCGTACCTGCCCGACCTGCTGACGTCTTTCGCCGAACAGCGACCCGGCGGCTATGAGGCAGAGTTCATCTTCGTCGATGACGGGTCACCTGACGACTCGGCAGATATAGCCCAGCGCTGGCTCGATGCGACTGGTCGTGCCGGTCAGGTCCTGCGCCAGCAGAACGGCGGCGTCAGTGCGGCACGTAACGCCGGTCTCGCAGTCGCCACCGGTGACTGGATCGGCTTTCCGGACGGCGACGACTTCGTCGGCGCGGACTATCTGTCTTCGATAGCCAGCGCGCTGGCAGAGTGCAACGCTGATCCGGTCCTTGTCTCGACGAACGTGAAATGGTACCTCGAAACCTCCAATCGCGTCTCCAACACCCACGTGCTGCGATTCAAATTCGCGGATGGGACACGCGCCGTCGATCTCGACGAAGAGCCGTCGTATATTCAGTCGCAGGCGGCGTCGGCACTCTTCCGCCGGGACGTACTCGACGAGTCAGCTGTGCGGTTTATCGAGAACCTGTCGATCGCCGAAGATGCGTTGTTCGTCGGGGAATATCTGCTCAGAGCACCTTCGCGGAACATACTGTTCGTCAAAGAGGCGGAGTACTTCTACCGCAAGCGCGCTGCGGCCAACTCCAGCGTTGACACGGTACACACAAACTTCGACTTCTACTTCCACCGGTTCGAGCGCGGCTACCTGCCGCTGTTCGAACGCGCTTCGGCGGGCGGCGTACCCGCCTGGCTGGACATGATGTTCCTCTATGACGTGCGGTGGTTCCTTCCACGCGAGTCGAACATCAATCAAAAAGCCGTCTGGATGTCTGCCAGCCAGAAACGCCGTGTGTTGGATGCGCTGTCTGCCGTACTCAAGCACGTCGACGACAGCAGCATCCATCGCTACAACGTCACCGGATTGGGCGTCGACCATCGCTGCATCCTACTGGCGTTGAAGGGATCGCCCCTACCAGCCGTAGGCACCGCGAAAGTCGTCGCGTCGGACCACCGCGGCATCGAAATCCGTTACCTCTACCGCGACACTCTTCCCGGCGAGAGTTTCTCCCGCGACGGCGGAGTGCTCCAACCAACCGCGGCGAAGATCCGACGACTTGATGTCTTCGATCAGAGGCTGGTGTTCGAACGGATCGTCTGGCTGCCGGCGGGCGGCCCCGTGACGTTGACGCTCGACGGAAATGCCGTCGAACTCGAAACCAGCGTCTATCGCGCCCCTGAGGTTGAGCCGCTCCGCAAGAGGTCAGTAGGCGAACGCCCATCAGCCGTCCGACGGTTCCGACGGCGCCTGACCGCGCGCCTGAGAGCTGAAGTCGCGGCTTTGCTGCCGTGGACGTACACATCCCGTCCGGGTACGCGCGGGAGAGGGCGGCGTCTGCGAACACGGCGCTTGATGTCAGCGCAGCGCCTTCTGGGCGCTCGCCGCAAGTATGCCCATGCATGGATCCTGATGGACAAGGTACTGGCGGCTGGCGACAGCGCAGAATACCTGTACCGGTACCTGCGCGAGGACGAGCCAGATGTGAACACCTGGTTCGTCCTCAGCCGTACGTCGGCCGACTGGAACCGTCTCACCGAAGAGGGATTCAGGCTGCTCGCATATGGGTCGCCTTCGCACCATGCTGCTCTGTGCGAAGCGGACGCCGTGTTGTCGACACATCTGGATGTCGAAATGACGAATCCGCTGCCGGACAAGCTCTACCCAGACGGCAAGAGGCCCTGGAAGTACGTCTACCTCGAGCATGGTGTACTTCAGCACGATCTGTCGATCTGGTTCAACCGCAAGCCGATCGACCTGATGACCACGGCGAGTGTAGACGAGCAGCAGTCCATCGTCGAGGACTTCTCCTCTTATCTGCTCACATCTGAGCAGGCCAAGCTCACCGGCTTCCCCCGGCATGACGAGGTGGCACGACTGGCCGCCGAGTCAGATCCTTTGAAGCGAGACATCGTGCTGTTCGCGCCGACATGGCGACACAAGCTGCTCGCAGACAAAACTGCGCAGGGCGAACTGCGAAAGCTCCGTGTGCCGTTCGAAGACACCGAGTTCGCGCAGAACTGGCTCGCGCTGATCAACAGCCCCGAACTGGCCGAACTCGCGAGGGTGACAGGTACACGGCTGGTTTTTCTCCCGCACCCGAACTTCCGTAAGCAGATCGACCCCGCGCTGATGGGGCCCGACGTTGAATTGATGACCTCCGTAAACGATGTGCACGAGTTGCTGACACGTTGCCGGTGCGTCGTGACCGACTATTCGTCGATCTTCTTCGAGGCGGCACTCGCGGGTGCCGATGTCTCATACTTTCAGTTCGACCGCGACGACTTTCTCCATGGTGGGCACACTTATGTCCCTGGGTATTGGACATACGAAGACCACGGCCTGGGGCCGATAGCCCTCACCCCACTGGATGCCGTCGACGTGCTCCGCCGCCAGCTCACCAGCGACAGCTACGACGCCGAGCGGGCGTTCTTCGGCGATCGGCTGCGCCGCACTCTGCCGCTAGTGGACGGACATTCCTGCGAACGCATCGCGCAACGTGTGAAGGACCTTCTAGGGCCCACCGCGTAG
- a CDS encoding bifunctional cytidylyltransferase/SDR family oxidoreductase, which translates to MSNTPRTVAVVLAGGIGVRVGLGIPKQLIRIAGKAIVEHTLEALEASPEIDEILIMMNAAALGELEHLKTDVRFTKLSRILPGGETRNDTTRLAIEALEGDDTKVLFHDAVRPFIDERIIHDCVVALDTYDAVDTAIPSADTIIQVDRNGHISGIPDRSALRRGQTPQAFRLGTIRRAYELAGEDPHFHATDDCGVVFSYLPDVPIFVVDGTPENMKITEPIDVHIADKLFQLQSASLSVDGMGELPDLNGKAVVVFGGSYGIGASIVGQATRAGARVMEFSRSTTGTDVTSAKQVRKALARAADELGRIDAVVITAGVLKIAPLVDTKKRDLKQSIQTNLTAPALVCREAYPYLAQTGGQVVLFTSSSYTRGRANYSTYSATKAGVVNLTQALSEEWADSGVHINCINPQRTATPMRTAAFGQEPDGTLLDPEDVARVTLHVIDAGLTGQIVTVEVATMAAARGRR; encoded by the coding sequence GTGAGCAACACACCGAGAACCGTCGCTGTCGTCCTAGCAGGCGGAATCGGGGTCCGTGTGGGACTGGGCATTCCCAAGCAACTCATTCGGATCGCTGGAAAAGCGATCGTCGAGCACACGCTCGAGGCCCTCGAAGCGAGCCCGGAGATTGATGAAATCCTCATCATGATGAACGCGGCAGCGCTCGGCGAACTCGAGCACCTCAAGACGGATGTGCGGTTCACCAAGCTCAGCCGCATTCTTCCTGGGGGTGAGACTCGCAACGACACGACGCGGCTCGCGATAGAAGCGCTCGAGGGCGACGACACGAAGGTCCTCTTCCACGATGCAGTCCGGCCGTTCATCGACGAGCGCATCATTCACGACTGCGTCGTGGCCCTGGACACGTACGATGCCGTGGACACTGCCATTCCCTCGGCAGACACAATCATTCAAGTGGACAGGAACGGCCATATCAGCGGTATTCCGGACCGTTCCGCCCTGCGACGCGGCCAGACGCCGCAGGCATTCCGTCTAGGTACAATCCGGAGAGCTTATGAACTGGCCGGCGAAGACCCTCACTTCCATGCGACCGACGACTGCGGCGTCGTGTTCAGCTACCTGCCCGACGTGCCGATCTTCGTCGTGGACGGGACGCCAGAGAACATGAAGATCACCGAGCCGATCGACGTGCACATCGCCGACAAGCTCTTCCAACTTCAGTCGGCAAGTCTTTCGGTCGACGGAATGGGCGAACTGCCGGACCTCAACGGCAAGGCGGTCGTGGTTTTCGGCGGCAGCTACGGCATCGGCGCTAGCATCGTCGGCCAAGCGACCCGAGCCGGCGCGCGCGTGATGGAGTTCAGCCGCTCGACGACCGGTACCGATGTCACGAGCGCGAAACAAGTGCGCAAAGCACTCGCTCGGGCGGCAGACGAGTTGGGACGGATCGATGCTGTCGTGATCACTGCAGGTGTGCTGAAGATCGCGCCACTCGTGGACACGAAAAAGCGCGACCTCAAGCAGAGTATCCAGACCAACCTCACGGCACCGGCGCTCGTATGCCGGGAGGCGTACCCCTACCTCGCTCAGACAGGCGGGCAGGTCGTGCTGTTCACCTCGAGCTCATATACCCGGGGCCGTGCGAATTACAGCACATACTCAGCTACCAAGGCGGGCGTCGTCAACCTCACCCAGGCTCTATCGGAAGAGTGGGCCGACAGCGGAGTGCATATCAACTGCATCAACCCGCAACGGACGGCAACGCCGATGCGCACGGCAGCGTTCGGCCAAGAACCGGACGGTACGCTGCTGGACCCCGAAGATGTCGCCCGCGTGACCCTGCACGTCATCGACGCGGGGCTGACGGGCCAGATAGTCACTGTCGAGGTCGCGACGATGGCGGCCGCACGAGGGCGCCGATGA
- a CDS encoding glycosyltransferase family 2 protein gives MISISAVVPLFRVERYLPDLLASLSAQHPGDYSLEVVFVDDGSPDRSAQLAQDWLDRMGGRGRVIRQPNSGVSAARNAGLDAATGEWLTFPDSDDFLSSDYFRNVARFIRRNDSEIALASTKLLRLHEPDTVARDVHALQFRFMAGNRCVSMQEYPDFFQLNVASAFFRRAELVERGLRFREGLHASEDALFVAELLLGRRGGQVLGLVADAHYTYRRRAARDSAVDQFRRRADTYIDRFSEGYLPLMTAASDQGEVPEWLQSMFLYECQWILPAQLTEEGYAGVLDEHDRARTLQAISACASLVTEKRLFEYDATALPLESRLLLQRLAGRGIPSWVPAFGDRRGTLLVYTGDPEGVVVRGRRDEKVQVTATVETPDYFGQKVLHRWTSVAQTARSVVADGIRRPIRDRRPGDTAAQQQDRQRRQIYRQLRRAIPARATEVRVWKPIPGPIGSAWGRLAWDWQLAQLKWRRTRRKWKRWMRRLLSR, from the coding sequence ATGATTTCGATCAGCGCAGTTGTTCCACTGTTTCGAGTGGAACGGTATCTGCCCGACCTGCTGGCCAGCCTGTCGGCGCAACATCCCGGTGACTACTCGCTGGAAGTCGTCTTCGTCGATGACGGATCACCCGACCGTTCGGCTCAGCTTGCCCAGGACTGGCTGGATCGGATGGGCGGTCGCGGTCGCGTGATTCGTCAGCCCAACTCGGGAGTCAGCGCGGCCAGAAATGCCGGTCTCGATGCGGCGACAGGAGAGTGGCTGACCTTCCCGGACTCGGACGATTTCCTCTCATCGGACTATTTCCGCAATGTCGCGCGCTTCATTCGCCGGAACGACAGCGAGATCGCACTCGCCTCGACGAAGCTCCTGCGCCTTCACGAGCCAGACACGGTGGCGCGCGACGTGCACGCGCTTCAGTTCCGGTTCATGGCAGGCAACCGCTGCGTGTCGATGCAGGAATACCCCGACTTCTTTCAGTTGAACGTTGCGTCGGCATTCTTCCGCCGGGCCGAGCTCGTCGAACGCGGGCTGCGTTTCCGTGAGGGGCTGCATGCGTCCGAGGACGCGCTCTTCGTTGCCGAGTTGCTACTGGGCCGACGAGGCGGACAGGTCCTGGGGCTCGTCGCCGACGCTCACTACACGTATCGCCGCCGGGCAGCGCGCGATTCCGCCGTTGATCAGTTCCGTCGCCGAGCTGACACCTACATCGACAGATTCAGCGAGGGCTACCTGCCGCTGATGACCGCTGCTTCCGACCAAGGTGAAGTGCCCGAGTGGCTACAGTCCATGTTCTTGTATGAGTGCCAGTGGATCCTCCCGGCCCAGCTCACCGAGGAAGGATACGCGGGCGTGCTCGACGAGCATGACCGTGCTCGAACGCTGCAGGCCATTTCGGCGTGCGCGAGCCTTGTCACCGAGAAGCGGCTCTTCGAGTACGACGCGACCGCATTGCCACTGGAGTCGAGGCTTCTTCTGCAACGGCTGGCTGGCCGTGGCATCCCGTCCTGGGTTCCAGCGTTCGGTGATCGTCGGGGCACGTTGTTGGTCTATACGGGCGATCCAGAAGGTGTCGTTGTGCGTGGGCGCAGAGACGAGAAGGTGCAGGTGACTGCGACCGTCGAGACGCCGGACTACTTCGGACAGAAGGTGCTGCACCGGTGGACCAGCGTGGCACAGACCGCACGATCGGTGGTCGCCGACGGGATTCGCCGGCCAATCCGTGACCGTAGACCGGGAGACACCGCTGCCCAACAGCAGGATCGCCAGCGCCGCCAGATCTATCGACAGCTTCGTCGGGCAATTCCCGCACGAGCTACCGAAGTGCGCGTCTGGAAGCCGATCCCAGGCCCTATCGGCTCTGCGTGGGGTCGGCTGGCATGGGACTGGCAGCTTGCGCAGCTCAAATGGCGTCGCACGCGGCGCAAGTGGAAACGTTGGATGCGTCGTCTACTCTCCCGCTGA
- a CDS encoding CDP-glycerol glycerophosphotransferase family protein, whose product MISREHESVPDDFIDLKQAIERADPSVKVVTLVRMVPPGVLAKLSYSLHMLTQLYHVATSRVLVVDTYAMVASLLRHGPGLTVIQIWHALGAFKKFGLSILDHEEGRDRRLAKAMRMHEGYDIVLASGENARAPFAEALGTPIDKVVAAPLPRVDRLRDPQRRAQTRERIFDVHPHLRDARVAVFAPTFRLDGAVTVDATALALALKGVGIHLVVKVHPLMPVDFGPAVDTAAGFTTQELLQVAHLFITDYSSALYEAAVLGIPCYFLAPDLDAYVASRDFYLDYRRDLPGPVVRDIDALTMAISGGEGTRERTQAFASHWIQLPPGSGKTCADLIAHLVTTNVDSAGE is encoded by the coding sequence ATGATCAGCCGCGAGCACGAGTCGGTGCCCGACGACTTCATCGATCTGAAACAGGCGATTGAGCGCGCCGACCCGTCGGTCAAGGTCGTCACATTGGTGCGGATGGTGCCGCCAGGCGTCCTCGCCAAGCTGAGCTATTCGCTGCACATGCTCACGCAGCTGTATCACGTGGCTACGTCCCGTGTGCTCGTCGTGGACACATATGCGATGGTGGCGAGCTTGTTGCGGCACGGCCCCGGGCTGACCGTCATCCAGATCTGGCACGCGCTCGGCGCGTTCAAGAAGTTCGGGCTCAGCATCCTCGACCACGAAGAAGGACGCGATCGGCGTCTGGCGAAGGCTATGCGCATGCACGAGGGCTACGACATCGTCCTGGCCAGCGGCGAGAATGCACGGGCACCGTTCGCGGAGGCGCTGGGCACGCCGATCGACAAGGTCGTGGCGGCCCCCCTCCCCCGGGTCGACCGACTGCGCGACCCTCAGCGGCGTGCTCAGACCCGCGAGCGCATCTTCGACGTGCACCCTCACCTGCGCGACGCACGCGTGGCGGTATTCGCCCCCACGTTCCGGCTGGATGGCGCGGTGACGGTGGATGCAACGGCTCTCGCACTCGCGCTGAAGGGTGTGGGCATCCACCTCGTCGTGAAGGTACACCCGCTGATGCCCGTGGACTTCGGACCCGCGGTCGACACCGCTGCGGGGTTCACGACGCAGGAGCTGCTACAAGTGGCGCACCTGTTCATCACCGACTATTCGTCGGCGCTGTACGAAGCGGCCGTACTCGGCATCCCGTGTTACTTCCTCGCTCCCGACCTCGACGCTTACGTCGCGTCGCGCGATTTCTATCTCGATTACCGCCGCGACTTGCCGGGTCCCGTCGTTCGCGATATCGACGCGCTCACCATGGCGATATCAGGCGGGGAAGGCACCCGCGAAAGGACGCAGGCCTTCGCATCGCACTGGATTCAGCTGCCGCCCGGTTCCGGGAAGACATGCGCCGACCTCATCGCGCATCTCGTCACCACGAACGTGGATTCAGCGGGAGAGTAG
- a CDS encoding CDP-glycerol glycerophosphotransferase family protein has product MHIPSPRSILRKSRLLQRLRFAPYAIAYALFTRVARVRPDRIVFLSDSRADFSGNIGMLRDEILKQAPAAEIFGIFKPNLKALRPWRDVMRLPWLTATAQTIVLDDFYPVIYPFRIREESRLLQVWHAAGAFKRVGYSRTGLPGGPTPGSIIHRNYTDATVSSEAIRENYAEAYGIDIARVKALGVPRTDVFFDAEAVDAASREVHTRYEIPAEKKIALYAPTFRGNGQMTAFFDYDSVDWSALVRELGDDWVIMAKMHPFVEPLASARPDVTGVLDVTADREITQLLMAADVLVTDYSSTIFEYALLRRPIVFFCPDLEQYTADRDFYYPFDEYITGPLVQDGRDLPAAIRAARVGDDQHAFLQRFMGACDGRSTERITRELILNPRSTGRPEAAAPVAQRRSRRAPSGRWGYACWSRTSPASASTSRTRRCVCFPVVVRSS; this is encoded by the coding sequence GTGCACATACCCAGTCCACGTAGCATCCTGCGCAAAAGCCGCTTATTGCAGCGGCTGCGATTCGCGCCCTACGCCATCGCGTATGCGCTGTTCACCCGCGTCGCGCGCGTACGGCCGGACCGCATCGTTTTCCTCTCGGATTCACGAGCAGACTTCAGTGGCAATATCGGCATGCTGCGGGATGAAATTCTGAAGCAAGCGCCTGCTGCGGAGATCTTCGGAATTTTCAAGCCGAACCTCAAGGCCCTGCGTCCGTGGCGTGACGTGATGCGGCTGCCGTGGTTAACCGCAACAGCGCAGACGATCGTGCTCGATGACTTCTATCCCGTGATCTACCCGTTCCGCATCCGTGAAGAGTCGCGTCTGCTGCAAGTGTGGCACGCTGCGGGCGCCTTCAAACGGGTGGGGTACAGCCGGACGGGACTGCCGGGCGGCCCGACTCCGGGTTCGATCATCCACCGCAACTACACCGATGCCACAGTGAGTAGCGAAGCCATTCGAGAGAACTATGCCGAGGCCTACGGAATAGACATCGCGAGGGTGAAGGCACTGGGGGTCCCACGCACCGATGTTTTCTTCGACGCAGAAGCGGTGGATGCCGCATCCCGTGAAGTGCACACGCGGTATGAGATTCCGGCTGAGAAGAAGATCGCCCTGTACGCGCCGACCTTCCGCGGCAACGGCCAGATGACGGCCTTCTTCGACTACGACAGCGTCGACTGGAGTGCGCTCGTGCGCGAGCTCGGTGACGACTGGGTGATCATGGCGAAGATGCACCCGTTCGTTGAGCCATTGGCGAGCGCCCGGCCCGACGTGACGGGGGTACTCGATGTCACCGCCGACCGCGAGATCACGCAGCTGCTCATGGCCGCAGACGTACTGGTCACAGACTATTCGTCGACGATCTTCGAATACGCCTTGTTGCGTCGCCCGATCGTGTTCTTCTGCCCTGATCTCGAGCAGTACACGGCCGACCGCGACTTCTACTACCCGTTCGACGAGTACATCACAGGCCCGTTGGTCCAAGACGGACGGGATCTGCCCGCCGCCATCCGTGCGGCCCGCGTGGGCGACGACCAGCACGCCTTCCTGCAGCGTTTCATGGGCGCCTGCGACGGACGGTCAACCGAGCGCATCACGCGGGAGCTGATCCTCAACCCACGCTCCACAGGGCGCCCCGAAGCAGCCGCCCCGGTGGCTCAGCGCCGGAGCCGACGCGCGCCATCGGGGCGATGGGGTTACGCCTGTTGGTCGCGCACGTCGCCCGCATCGGCCTCAACATCGCGTACGCGCCGCTGCGTTTGCTTCCCCGTCGTCGTAAGGTCGTCATGA
- a CDS encoding DUF4012 domain-containing protein → MPNPTRYGRYRMHGSGRHAVICRRRWPWITGTVVVGVVGIFAAIVAVFAIQAISVKNDLLAAKSKISSIATYLKSGESDKITQAGDDILDLTRGANSTVQGPLWEIASGIPLVGQNVDAVRKATEATSILVEGALPAGITMLSSLKIDDVSVSGGGVDLEPVEEAAKSLPEINAAFAAAQERLDGVDRTKILPVVDNAIGSLFDVMDEAGPVLEQVEHYLPTILSVAGADEKRTYMLVFQNNAEARAAGGLPAATAIVEVDNGHIKLQDQTNTNTFRRDLLVIDPPAEVQSLYEADTFRGFGNFTRTPDYLTTAAAFDSLWNITTGKHLDGVIMLDPVVLAHVLKVTGPITTADGRQLSSDNVVDALLYDAYVRYKGNNAQDAFFASVAERVFKKLSSGDWDVMDMLDELHGSIVEDRLKAWFADDAEEAMATELGMDGKLTTDNTKTTQVGIYLNDAAYSKLEYFMKTQVNVTCDPDAGTMTTSITIFNSVPSTGMTSYQLGIRNKRYEIPRQDFVLDVMYFAPPGSEIISVDPTGGDNWEGLRSGEEKGHQGQVVRVYVAQNSSRTVSYTSSIPQGDLGPVSVDTTPTVTDTPITVSKTCDAIVTAP, encoded by the coding sequence GTGCCCAACCCCACTCGTTACGGACGCTACCGCATGCACGGCTCCGGCCGTCATGCGGTGATTTGTCGTCGCCGGTGGCCATGGATCACCGGAACGGTGGTCGTGGGTGTGGTCGGGATCTTCGCCGCAATCGTGGCGGTGTTCGCCATTCAGGCGATCTCGGTGAAGAACGATCTGCTGGCCGCCAAATCGAAGATCTCGTCGATCGCGACCTACCTCAAGAGCGGCGAATCCGACAAGATCACCCAGGCCGGCGACGACATCCTCGACCTCACTCGCGGGGCGAACAGCACCGTGCAGGGGCCGCTGTGGGAGATCGCGTCGGGCATCCCGCTGGTCGGCCAGAACGTCGACGCCGTGCGCAAGGCCACCGAGGCCACCAGCATCCTCGTCGAAGGCGCGCTGCCGGCAGGCATCACGATGCTCAGCTCGCTGAAGATCGACGATGTCTCGGTCTCGGGCGGGGGCGTCGACCTCGAACCGGTCGAAGAAGCAGCGAAGTCGCTGCCGGAGATCAATGCGGCCTTCGCCGCCGCTCAAGAGAGGCTCGACGGCGTGGATCGCACGAAGATCCTGCCGGTGGTCGACAACGCGATCGGATCGCTCTTCGACGTCATGGACGAGGCAGGCCCAGTCCTTGAGCAGGTCGAGCACTACCTGCCGACGATTCTCTCGGTCGCTGGAGCCGATGAGAAACGCACATACATGCTGGTGTTCCAGAACAACGCCGAGGCGCGCGCCGCGGGCGGGTTGCCGGCCGCGACGGCCATCGTCGAAGTCGACAACGGGCACATCAAGCTGCAGGACCAGACCAACACCAACACTTTCCGGCGTGATCTGCTGGTGATCGATCCGCCGGCCGAGGTGCAGTCGTTGTACGAAGCCGACACGTTCCGGGGCTTCGGCAACTTCACCCGCACGCCGGACTATCTGACCACCGCGGCGGCCTTCGACTCCCTGTGGAATATCACCACCGGCAAGCACCTGGACGGCGTCATCATGCTCGACCCCGTCGTGCTCGCCCACGTGCTGAAGGTCACCGGCCCCATCACAACCGCCGACGGCCGCCAGTTGTCTTCTGACAACGTCGTCGATGCGCTGCTGTACGACGCCTACGTGCGTTACAAGGGCAACAACGCGCAGGACGCCTTCTTCGCCTCCGTCGCCGAGCGCGTCTTCAAGAAGCTGTCGTCGGGTGACTGGGATGTCATGGACATGCTCGACGAGCTGCACGGCTCGATTGTGGAAGATCGTCTGAAGGCGTGGTTCGCCGACGATGCCGAAGAGGCGATGGCGACCGAGCTGGGCATGGACGGAAAGCTCACCACCGACAACACCAAGACAACTCAGGTGGGGATTTACCTCAACGACGCGGCGTACAGCAAGCTCGAGTACTTCATGAAGACGCAGGTGAACGTCACCTGTGACCCCGACGCCGGCACGATGACCACTTCGATCACGATCTTCAACAGTGTGCCCAGCACCGGGATGACCAGCTACCAGCTCGGCATTCGCAATAAGCGCTACGAGATCCCCCGCCAAGACTTCGTTCTCGACGTGATGTACTTCGCGCCGCCCGGGTCTGAGATCATCTCGGTTGACCCGACGGGTGGCGACAACTGGGAGGGCCTGCGCAGCGGTGAGGAAAAAGGCCACCAGGGTCAGGTGGTTCGGGTCTACGTGGCGCAGAACTCATCACGCACGGTGTCGTACACCAGTTCCATACCCCAGGGTGATCTCGGCCCCGTTTCCGTCGACACGACGCCGACGGTGACCGACACTCCGATCACCGTCTCCAAGACGTGTGACGCCATCGTCACGGCGCCGTGA